The Elephas maximus indicus isolate mEleMax1 chromosome 6, mEleMax1 primary haplotype, whole genome shotgun sequence genomic sequence AGACTACACACAGAACCTGCAGACATGGGGGCGGGGTGGTATTCCCCCATCACACCTCCCATACCTACCATAGTGGCCAGCTGTGGTCTGGCCTGCCTGTCCGGCATTTGTTCTCCTTTCTTTGGGTAACAGCACCTGGCTCTTCACTTGGGGAGCCATCCTCCCCCAGTCCCTGGGTCAATCAAGTGGCACAGGATGTAATGTGGGCCAAAACTCTCCCCTAAGGAGGATCCTTCCTGCGGCAGCTCCTTGAAGAAACCATCCTGGGATTCCCACCACCTGCATCTCCCGAGCTACCCCTGGTCTCACCCTCGTGCCTTCAACTCTGTTTTGTTCACGTTAGCCAGAGTCTGTCTCTATAGCTTGTAACCAAAAAGCTCTAAACGATACACCTATACTCTGCAGGCTAATGCAGGCAGAGAGAGGGCAAATAGGATCTTGGTGGGTAGGTACCTTGGtgctctcatctgtaaaatgggaaagacTGTGAACTCAGTTGAGGCAACTTAAGAATTGTTTTCTGAGGTTCTAAAAAGTGAGACATGGCTTAAATAACCTAAATATGTTATCACAGACTTACTGGTTTTAGTACCTGAGAGAAATCAGGCCTGGCCAGCAGAAGTCAAATGAAGGTTAATAAAATCCTAAAAAACACCCTTCTATActacactggtggtgtagtggctaagtgcaacggctactaatcaaaaggttggcagtttgaatccaccaggtgctccttgaaaactctgtggagcagttctgctctcttatagggttgctatgagtcaaaattgacccaaTGGTaataggtttttttaaaaaaagtttttttatattacactgtggagccctggtgcacatggttaagagctacagctgctaaccacaaggtcagctgtttgaatccaccagcggctccttggaaaccctatggggcagttatactctgtactctcgggtcgctatgagttggaatcaagtcaacagcagtgggtttatgctaCACTGTACTTTTCCAAGGTAATTAATAACCAGCAGATACACTTTTGCTCATAATTAATTATGAAACAAGTAAATCTGGTACTCAAGATCTCACtggctgattgttgttgttagctgccactgagctggctctgactcacggcacctTTGCGTACAGTGGGCCGACATGCGGCCCGGCCCTGCGCCTCCTTCACGGTTGCTGGGCCGACACGCGGCCCGGCCCTGCGCCTCCTTCACGGTTGCCGGTATGTTGAGTCTACTGTAGTGGCTGGCTAtcgtgtccatccatctcactgagggttctcCTTGTTAGAACGGAAAAATACCCACTGTTGTAATTAAATATCTATTAGATAAAAAGCTACTGAAGACTTAAAAACTAAATAACCTCTATTTATAAATTTAGTGTGGCTTTCACAAAGGATGTGTTTAAAAAGACTATGcaatattatgtaattatccgtGCAAGTAACTCCTTTTTAGGGACTGTTACAAACACATCTGAAAGACTAACGCATTTTTCCAAGAGAAAATGATAGGTGGGAAGTTACTGACGATGTTTTTGGACAAAGGACAAACTAACTGTTGTTTGGGCAGGAAACATAGATATTGAAATGGTAAATTTTTCTCTGAAACTCTGTAACCGAATATCATCCTCCAAAACGCCATCAGGACTTACCAGATTCTGTCAAAGGCAATCACAGTACAGGGGCTCCCCAAGTGCAGCTGGCAGGTGAGGGGCAAATTAGCATGCTTTGGGTACACATATGGCAGATTTTTCCCACATCACCTTGTTTAATAGAGAGAATTACTAATTTTAAGTTTAGAAATGAGAAGATTAAGGCTTCAAGAGCTAAAGTATATTGCCCAAGATGACACCTAGTCAGGGTGAAATAGGGATTTAAAACCTGGTCTAATCTGAGGTTTTTGACTCTTTCCACTCTAGCATACTGATGCTTCCACATGACAAAAGTCAGTACCTTGTAGAGTAGGATTCCCCAGATACTCTTTTACCCCATTCCTCAACCGGGTCCCTGCCTGCTGAGCTGGCCGAGAGGCCCACCTGCCTGATTTTTAGACATGCTCCACAATTTCCTGAGACCTGCTCACTCACGTTAAGACGCTCGCTGGCATCATCTGGGACTCGGGTGCTGCCTCTATCAAGGACTGCCAGGTATTTGTGGAGTTAGGGATCACAAAGCCAAACTCGAAGAACCAttctgaaggaagaaggaaaagctgGAGTGAGCAGGAACCCCAGTATAAAGCAGAAGGGCTCTTTGTGCCCCTCCCTAGAGTGAGCCTCTTCTTACCCAGGTGAGAGCCACCCAAGGAAGCTGTCAGAAACCTCCCAGACCAGAGACATAAACATGGGCACAGATGCCCCCTTCAGGCTGTCCTCTGAACCACACCAGAGCCTCGGTTCTTGTGCTTTGGGGTTTGACCGACTGGGACCAGGGAGCTGGATACAGGGTAAGCAAATTTTCTTAAAAGTAGGCTGGGTGTAAATTATAAACAGCAGTACAGAATAGGTCTTTTTCACTTGGAATTTTAGCTCTAAAATACAGCTGTGCACTCTCAGACTTCATGGACTTGCCAGTCAGATCTGTACAATACTGTATGTAGAGCACTGTACTAGGCCCTGATCATAGCCGCGTCCTCCACAGCCACATAAGCCGATGACAACGCCCAGGTCACGGGCATCAGAAATCCTTTGTGGAGGGCCTCACAGCATCTTGTGTTGCcagctttgtttgttttcattgggGGGTAGGAATGTTATTACAATCCAAGTTGTGAAATGAATGGTATCAAAGCACTGCTTTGGTTCACTGGGTCCTGCCTTTGTCCCCGCCAAACTAAGCCCTGACTTTAGGGATATTAGCGGCAGAATACCTTCTAGGCATTGCCCTTTGAAGTAAACTTTTTGTTCCAGGCGGAACTTTTCCATTTGCTCTGCTGAAGAGAAGTTCAACTCTCGAGAGACTGCCTTGCACTTGAGGATTTTCTTGGGAACACGGGCTGTAAGAGAAAAGTAAACACTGAAGCCATTCTCAATGAAAACCATACAACCAAGGTGCTTAATGTTTCTGGGGGCCTCTTGCCAGCTGTTTACAGAACACGTCACATGTGTTAAATTCCCATCGAAATCAGATAATATTTTGGTAACTGTCCTTTCCTTTTTAGTTGAAGGCAGAAGTTCCCAATTGGTCAGCTATGTTTGACTGAAAGATCCTCAAGGAACACCAGGTTTAGGGCACCTAAGGGCCTCACTTTGCCTCTCTCATCAGGAAGGTGCTGAATTGGTACCCTCTCTCTGCTCTATTCTGCTGGTTTTAACcccttacttttctttttccttcagggAGATAAATGTTCAAactttcttttggaaaaaaaaaggtgacatCTTAGTCTGTATCTTTGGGTATGGACTAATGCTAAAATTTCAGCACAAAGTGAGTTTTGGGAAGTGGAAGAAAGAAACATAAGGAAGGAAGTAGAAATATCAAGCAGCTCAGTGAACCTTGGTGCTGTGCCTTCAGGGTCTCACCCACTATCAGGTCTGCACTAATGATGCCCAAGCACTGCTCCCGCACTGGTCACGCCCCTGTGCAGACAAAGGATTGCAAAGTACCTTCATGCTCCACTCCAGGGACAGACAGGTCTTCTGTTCCTTGCCAGAGTATCTTCCCTGTCTCAGCATCCCGAAGGTTCATCCAATTTCTGATCAAATATGgttgaagaaaaataaggtacTGAAAGTGACCCCTACTTTGTATTCTGGGTGTCTCACATTTGTTCCTATTAACACTTGTTTACTTTTTATCAAGTCTGCCAAACTGTTATGTACTATGAAAGCAGATAAGAATGTGAAGGAGAGCCCAACAGACATCTAAGGAAAGAAACAGAGACCTAGAGAAGATATTTTAATCTACAATGTAAGAACCGAAAGACTGGATATACCTAGAAATTACAAGAAAGGGGTCGGAAACTAACAGTGCAAAATTTTAAATTCCCTGACAGAATCTGATCAACCAAG encodes the following:
- the PDE6D gene encoding retinal rod rhodopsin-sensitive cGMP 3',5'-cyclic phosphodiesterase subunit delta, which produces MSTEDERAREILRGFKLNWMNLRDAETGKILWQGTEDLSVPGVEHEARVPKKILKCKAVSRELNFSSAEQMEKFRLEQKVYFKGQCLEEWFFEFGFVIPNSTNTWQSLIEAAPESQMMPASVLTGNVIIETKFFDDDLLVSTSRVRLFYI